The DNA region CGAAGAAAAGGAAAATATAAACCCGTTCAAAAAGCTGAAACGTAAGATTAAGAGAATAAAAGTCAGAGCGGTAGTAGCAATTTTAGCGGCTTCACTGATGGTTATTGTGGCTGGTGTTCTTACAGTTGGACAGGTGATAAAGCATGAAAGGTTTCCAAGTTGGGAGTCGATTATTCAGACGATAGAAGTCAGAAGAGCGGCTAAAAACCTAATTAGCGGTGATATAGAGGGGTTTATCAAGTATCTTTATAAGCCTCAACCGATAGATAATACATATAAAGCTGCTTTCAAACCTGCGGGTATGTCAGAAAACAGTATTCCCGTAACATTCTATGACGAAGATGACAGGGTAACGAAGTATATCACAGATATGTTTAAAAAGTCATTTGATAAGGATATCAAGGGGCATAGTGTTTTTATAAATAAAGTTGATACCTGTTACGAGGAATATAATTCAACAGGTGAAAAACAGCTGATTAGTTATGTTAATGTAGCGATGGACGATGGGTTATTAGAATTTGAATTTTATGATATGGGCAATTCAAAATACGATATCATTTCATGCAAGTGGATAGGTGAGGGAGATAATGAGGATATTGCCGATATTTCAGAAATGAATGACTTTGAAAAGGATTGTTGTTTCATCGATTATCTCAATGATGACGGTATATTTCAAAAAATATTCAGCAATAAATTCTATGTATATCTTCGTTTAGAGATGAAACGTCCTAAAGATGATGTTTATAATGTTGAAATAGTGGATGGCAAGATATGTAAAAGGGAGATATCCCATTCAAGATATGAGGATATGTTTACAGCACTTGAAGAAAAAGGTGTCGAGTTTGGTTCTGTGGATACAGGGCTGCTATGGTTTGACCCGGACAATGGAAGATTCATAAAGTCATGGCTTGTTCAGTTGAACTATAAGGATGGTTCAGCTTTTGTCAGGTTCAGCACTGAGTATTCTCCTGACGGAAATTATGTTCTGACCGATACCATAGATACTGTAAACAAAGATGTTCCCCAAGAGATACTCGACGATTTTTATGATATACTTAACTACGTTAGTAAGTAGCTGATTTTGCTCAGCATATTTTTTCAAGATTTTCGCGGATAGCTTTCAGTGTCTTCTTTTCAAGGCGTGATATGTAGGACTGGGATATCCCTACGGTCTGAGCAACTTCTTTCTGGGTCATTTCTTTTCTGCCGTTGAGACCGAAGCGCATTTCCATTATCATCTTTTCGCGCTCGCCCAGCTTGTCTATCTCACGACGGAGAAGCGTCTTTTCAACCTCGCTCTCTATCCCCTTGTGAACGGTGTCTTCGTCGGTACCGAGAATATCGGACAGCAGAAGTTCGTTGCCGTCCCAGTCGGTGTTGAGGGGTTCGTCTATGGATATCTCGCTCCTTCGCTGAGATGCCTTGCGCAGGAACATTAGTATCTCGTTTTCAATACACCTTGAAGCATAGGTAGCAAGCTTGATGTTCTTATCGGGACGGAAAGTGTTTACCGCCTTGATGAGTCCGATAGACCCGATGGATATAAGGTCTTCAAGACCTACTCCAGTGGCTTCAAATTTCTTTGAGATGTATACGACAAGCCGCAGATTATGTACTATCAGCAGTTCTTTTGCTTTTTTCTCATCAGTTGAAAAAAGCTCAAAAGCGCGGGCTTCGTCTTCTTTGGTCAGCGGGGGAGGAAGCTGGTCTGCACCGTTTATGTAGTCAACACTGTGGGTATCTCCAAGAAGAGTTAACACCCAGCGGTTTAGTTTTTTCAGAACTTTCATCATTATTTCTCCTTTCATTCCAGCAAAGCGGGGTTGAAAATAGCACGACTGTGGTTTTGGTCTGATGGCTTTATTCCGACACAACACCTGATATCATAATTTTCGCCGCTATCGTCTGTGATAGTGACATTCCCTTTAGATGTAACATGAAGAAGTCCGCTGCCGTTTATGGTCGAGTATGGTGTCAGACGAAATCCTGCACGCATTCCGCTTTCTGTTTCATCAAGAGCGTAATGGCGGTACATATCATCACAGCAGAATATCACTACAGGAAGACCTGTGAAGCTGTCGCAAAGCCTGTTTCCTGTATCAGCAACCGCCGGCAGAGTTACTTCATAATCACCACATTGAAATCTTGCTTCATAGTTCATGGTCTTTGAGCAGACTCTACGTTTTACTGTTTCAACTATCGAAAGCAATACATAAGCTGTTATCAGCGCTGCCGCAAGTTTTAACAGTGAGATATCAAAATACGCTGTGAAATTTCGCACGAATATGCGTTTGGTATCTGATATTTCCCAGTAGACTATAATGAGCCAGGTGTATACTGCACGTATCGCAAGGAATACAGCCAGACAGCGAACAAAGTCACCAAAGCTTTTTACTTTTACTGCGATGAGGAGAGTTACCACTATCCCTGCCGCTTTTGTAAGGGTTATAAGCAGCGCACCGATGAATGTTCCGCCGTCTGCACAAATTAGCAGGGACATCACCCCAGCAAAAATGCAAGCTGTAAACACCCTGCTTCCCCGAAGTTTTC from Ruminococcus albus AD2013 includes:
- a CDS encoding zf-HC2 domain-containing protein produces the protein MKCNVARDLLASYCDGLLEEETKREVEAHLTECEECRKLKESYTAEFTAERTIPEEKENINPFKKLKRKIKRIKVRAVVAILAASLMVIVAGVLTVGQVIKHERFPSWESIIQTIEVRRAAKNLISGDIEGFIKYLYKPQPIDNTYKAAFKPAGMSENSIPVTFYDEDDRVTKYITDMFKKSFDKDIKGHSVFINKVDTCYEEYNSTGEKQLISYVNVAMDDGLLEFEFYDMGNSKYDIISCKWIGEGDNEDIADISEMNDFEKDCCFIDYLNDDGIFQKIFSNKFYVYLRLEMKRPKDDVYNVEIVDGKICKREISHSRYEDMFTALEEKGVEFGSVDTGLLWFDPDNGRFIKSWLVQLNYKDGSAFVRFSTEYSPDGNYVLTDTIDTVNKDVPQEILDDFYDILNYVSK
- the sigE gene encoding RNA polymerase sporulation sigma factor SigE; protein product: MKVLKKLNRWVLTLLGDTHSVDYINGADQLPPPLTKEDEARAFELFSTDEKKAKELLIVHNLRLVVYISKKFEATGVGLEDLISIGSIGLIKAVNTFRPDKNIKLATYASRCIENEILMFLRKASQRRSEISIDEPLNTDWDGNELLLSDILGTDEDTVHKGIESEVEKTLLRREIDKLGEREKMIMEMRFGLNGRKEMTQKEVAQTVGISQSYISRLEKKTLKAIRENLEKIC
- a CDS encoding sigma-E processing peptidase SpoIIGA, giving the protein MKIYADVLIVTSCLVEFIYLHTAAALLHRKLRGSRVFTACIFAGVMSLLICADGGTFIGALLITLTKAAGIVVTLLIAVKVKSFGDFVRCLAVFLAIRAVYTWLIIVYWEISDTKRIFVRNFTAYFDISLLKLAAALITAYVLLSIVETVKRRVCSKTMNYEARFQCGDYEVTLPAVADTGNRLCDSFTGLPVVIFCCDDMYRHYALDETESGMRAGFRLTPYSTINGSGLLHVTSKGNVTITDDSGENYDIRCCVGIKPSDQNHSRAIFNPALLE